The Actinomadura sp. WMMB 499 genome includes a window with the following:
- a CDS encoding DUF58 domain-containing protein, with protein sequence MTATPRLRDLAPEQALRRLEIVIARRLDGLLQGDHLGLVPGPGSEPAEGREYAPGDDVRAMDWSLTARTAAPHVRDRVADRELETWALVDATASMDFGTGRVEKRDLAVAAVAAVGFLTDRTGNRIGAQVVGGSGARLVPPRTGRPHLLALLRALLEAPRTRQDGADGASLGAGADLLRRTAGTRRGLAVVVSDFLEPPASWERALRLLAVHHQVLAVEVVDPRELTLPDVGVLTVVDPESGRRRDVPTASRRLRERYAAAAAEQRAAIADGLRRAGAAHLRLRTDGDWVRDIARHVMAQRRLATAAPGPVPGGVA encoded by the coding sequence GTGACCGCCACCCCACGGCTCCGCGACCTCGCGCCCGAGCAGGCGCTGCGGCGGCTGGAGATCGTCATCGCGCGGCGGCTGGACGGGCTGCTGCAGGGCGACCACCTCGGCCTGGTCCCCGGGCCCGGCTCCGAGCCCGCGGAGGGACGCGAGTACGCGCCGGGCGACGACGTCCGCGCGATGGACTGGTCGCTGACCGCCCGGACGGCCGCGCCGCACGTCCGGGACCGGGTCGCCGACCGGGAGCTGGAGACGTGGGCGCTGGTCGACGCGACCGCGAGCATGGACTTCGGCACCGGACGGGTCGAGAAGCGCGACCTGGCGGTCGCGGCGGTCGCGGCCGTCGGCTTCCTCACCGACCGCACCGGCAACCGGATCGGCGCACAGGTCGTCGGCGGGTCCGGGGCGCGGCTCGTCCCGCCCCGGACCGGCCGCCCGCACCTGCTGGCGCTGCTGCGGGCGCTGCTGGAGGCGCCGCGCACCCGGCAGGACGGGGCGGACGGCGCGTCCCTCGGCGCGGGCGCGGACCTGCTGCGCCGCACCGCCGGGACGCGCCGCGGCCTCGCGGTCGTCGTCTCGGACTTCCTCGAGCCTCCGGCGAGCTGGGAGCGCGCGCTGCGGCTGCTGGCCGTGCACCACCAGGTCCTCGCGGTCGAGGTCGTCGATCCGCGCGAGCTGACGCTGCCCGACGTCGGGGTGCTCACGGTCGTCGATCCCGAGTCGGGGCGGCGGCGGGACGTGCCGACGGCGAGCCGCCGGCTGCGGGAGCGGTACGCGGCCGCCGCCGCGGAGCAGCGCGCCGCGATCGCGGACGGGCTGCGCCGGGCGGGCGCGGCCCACCTGCGGCTGCGCACCGACGGGGACTGGGTGCGCGACATCGCCCGGCACGTCATGGCGCAGCGCCGCCTCGCCACGGCGGCGCCCGGACCGGTCCCCGGAGGTGTCGCGTGA
- a CDS encoding MoxR family ATPase, with translation MSLHDTARAQQGPGGPPAGAAALTERLLFETKRVIVGQDRMVERMLVAVLAGGHCLLEGVPGVAKTLAAQTLATVVGGSFARLQFTPDLVPSDIVGTRIYRPSEEAFDVEPGPVMANVVLADEINRAPAKVQSALLEVMGERQVSIGGRTLPVPDPFLVLATQNPIESEGVYRLPEAQRDRFLLKIDVGYPSEEEELAILYRMSVDPPAASALLDPPRLVELRRAAEAVFVHDEIARYAVRLIGATRDPARYGAPELARLLTYGAGPRGTLGLVAAGRALALLRGRDYVLPADVRDLCGDVLAHRLVPSFDALADEVAPRAIVERIAAVVPQPRLAPREGDPGVDGLGTAEGGRAA, from the coding sequence ATGAGCCTCCACGACACCGCCCGGGCCCAGCAGGGCCCGGGCGGGCCGCCCGCGGGGGCGGCGGCGCTGACGGAACGGCTCCTGTTCGAGACGAAACGGGTCATCGTCGGGCAGGACAGGATGGTCGAGCGGATGCTCGTCGCGGTCCTGGCGGGCGGCCACTGCCTGCTGGAGGGGGTGCCGGGCGTCGCGAAGACGCTTGCCGCGCAGACCCTCGCGACGGTCGTCGGGGGCTCGTTCGCCCGCCTGCAGTTCACCCCCGACCTCGTGCCGTCCGACATCGTCGGGACGCGCATCTACCGGCCGTCGGAGGAGGCGTTCGACGTCGAGCCGGGCCCGGTGATGGCGAACGTCGTGCTGGCGGACGAGATCAACCGGGCGCCCGCGAAGGTGCAGTCCGCGCTGCTCGAGGTGATGGGGGAGCGGCAGGTCAGCATCGGCGGCCGGACCCTGCCGGTGCCGGACCCGTTCCTGGTGCTGGCCACGCAGAACCCGATCGAGTCCGAGGGCGTGTACCGGCTGCCGGAGGCCCAGCGCGACCGGTTCCTGCTGAAGATCGACGTCGGCTACCCCTCCGAGGAGGAGGAGCTGGCGATCCTCTACCGGATGAGCGTCGACCCGCCCGCGGCGTCCGCGCTGCTGGACCCGCCGCGGCTGGTGGAGCTCCGGCGGGCGGCGGAGGCGGTGTTCGTGCACGACGAGATCGCCCGGTACGCGGTACGGCTGATCGGCGCGACCCGGGACCCCGCCCGGTACGGGGCGCCCGAGCTGGCGCGGCTGCTCACCTACGGGGCGGGTCCGCGCGGGACGCTCGGGCTCGTCGCGGCGGGCCGGGCGCTGGCGCTGCTGCGGGGCCGCGACTACGTGCTGCCCGCCGACGTCCGCGACCTGTGCGGGGACGTCCTCGCGCACCGGCTCGTCCCGTCGTTCGACGCGCTGGCCGACGAGGTGGCGCCGCGCGCGATCGTCGAGCGGATCGCGGCGGTCGTCCCGCAGCCGCGGCTGGCGCCGCGGGAGGGCGACCCGGGCGTGGACGGGCTCGGCACGGCGGAGGGGGGTCGGGCCGCGTGA
- a CDS encoding glycoside hydrolase domain-containing protein gives MAVFGVDYAWGRPGVAALKSAGAKFACRYVSHDRTGKNLSRAEADELSAAGIRLVVVWETSAARALDGRAAGAADARDAAAQAADCGMPGDRPIYFAVDFDASADQQPEIDAYFDGVASVLGRDRTGMYGGYGPVNRAFDAGKIAFGWQTYAWSGGRWDERAQLRQYSNGHTLNGVSIDYNRAVAGDYGQWLAGESPDAPGYVSVGATAAQRLEPAAWTTVSWDVDYADADHQHWDRGGPSILNGPARYALTAAVTIDGVAPGTRLQARAIEVHEDDTAKFDAGPVQEFAASRADVHVLYSLAADTVGDARRVRFQVVQHGTAPATLTGGSAKLLFWRY, from the coding sequence ATGGCCGTCTTCGGCGTCGACTACGCCTGGGGCCGTCCCGGCGTCGCCGCGCTCAAGAGCGCCGGGGCGAAGTTCGCCTGCCGCTACGTGTCGCACGACAGGACCGGCAAGAACCTGAGCCGCGCCGAGGCCGACGAACTCTCCGCCGCCGGCATCCGGCTCGTCGTCGTCTGGGAGACCAGCGCCGCGCGGGCCCTGGACGGCCGCGCCGCCGGGGCGGCCGACGCCCGCGACGCCGCGGCGCAGGCCGCCGACTGCGGGATGCCCGGCGACCGCCCGATCTACTTCGCCGTCGACTTCGACGCGTCCGCCGACCAGCAGCCCGAGATCGACGCGTACTTCGACGGTGTCGCGTCCGTCCTCGGCCGGGACCGGACCGGCATGTACGGCGGGTACGGGCCGGTCAACCGCGCCTTCGACGCCGGGAAGATCGCCTTCGGGTGGCAGACGTACGCGTGGTCCGGCGGAAGGTGGGACGAGCGCGCGCAGCTGCGGCAGTACTCCAACGGGCACACCCTCAACGGCGTGTCGATCGACTACAACCGGGCGGTCGCGGGCGACTACGGGCAGTGGCTCGCCGGGGAGTCGCCCGACGCGCCCGGATACGTGTCGGTCGGCGCGACCGCCGCCCAGCGGCTCGAACCCGCCGCGTGGACGACCGTGAGCTGGGACGTCGACTACGCCGACGCCGACCACCAGCACTGGGACCGGGGCGGCCCGAGCATCCTGAACGGCCCCGCCCGCTACGCGCTGACCGCCGCAGTGACGATCGACGGTGTCGCCCCCGGCACCCGCCTGCAGGCCCGCGCGATCGAGGTGCACGAGGACGACACCGCCAAGTTCGACGCGGGCCCCGTCCAGGAGTTCGCGGCGTCCCGCGCCGACGTCCACGTCCTGTACTCGCTCGCGGCCGACACCGTCGGCGACGCCCGCCGCGTCCGGTTCCAGGTCGTCCAGCACGGCACCGCCCCGGCGACCCTCACCGGCGGCAGCGCCAAGCTGCTCTTCTGGCGGTACTAG
- a CDS encoding FAD-dependent monooxygenase — MKVLVCGAGLTGLALANRISALGGEAVVLERAPGPRAQGYMIDFFGPGYDAVAAMGLLPRVERLAYPVAEAVFVDERGRRRAAVEPAQFAAGPLLNLMRPDLERVLREALPPDVELRFGTGPAAVDARDDGVRVTLEDGTALEADLLVGADGVHSTVRRQVFGDESRYLRHLGFHTAAFTFDAPEVHARIEGRAYLTDTVGRQMGFYALRGADAERGRVAAFAVHRTADRRPPDDVAGAVRAAYGDLGWVAPTALAAMPPAGEIYYDQVAQIIMPRWSSGRVVLAGDACHAVSLLAGQGASLGIAGAYLLADLLARGEPVGRALARYEELWRPVVEEKQKAGRSAARWFLPASPFQLGLRRAALRLARVPVFDRYVAAVLAGKSTALIRNMREARDAPRARS, encoded by the coding sequence ATGAAGGTGCTCGTGTGCGGGGCCGGGCTCACCGGGCTGGCGCTCGCGAACCGGATCTCGGCGCTCGGCGGCGAGGCGGTCGTGCTGGAACGCGCCCCCGGGCCCCGCGCCCAGGGTTACATGATCGACTTTTTCGGGCCGGGGTACGACGCCGTCGCGGCGATGGGGTTGCTGCCCCGCGTCGAGCGGCTCGCGTACCCGGTCGCCGAAGCGGTCTTCGTGGACGAGCGCGGCCGGCGCCGCGCCGCGGTGGAACCGGCACAGTTCGCCGCCGGTCCGCTGCTGAACCTCATGCGGCCGGACCTCGAACGGGTGCTGCGGGAGGCGCTGCCGCCGGACGTCGAACTCCGGTTCGGCACCGGCCCGGCCGCGGTGGACGCGCGGGACGACGGGGTCCGGGTGACGCTGGAGGACGGAACCGCCCTGGAGGCCGACCTGCTCGTCGGCGCCGACGGCGTCCACTCGACCGTCCGCCGGCAGGTGTTCGGGGACGAGTCACGGTACCTGCGCCACCTCGGGTTCCACACCGCCGCGTTCACGTTCGACGCACCGGAGGTGCACGCGCGCATCGAGGGGCGGGCGTACCTCACCGACACGGTCGGCCGCCAGATGGGCTTCTACGCGCTGCGCGGCGCGGACGCCGAGCGCGGCCGCGTCGCCGCGTTCGCCGTGCACCGCACCGCCGACCGGCGGCCGCCCGACGACGTCGCGGGCGCCGTCCGCGCCGCCTACGGTGATCTCGGCTGGGTCGCGCCCACCGCGCTGGCCGCGATGCCCCCGGCCGGGGAGATCTACTACGACCAGGTGGCACAGATCATCATGCCTCGCTGGAGCAGCGGGCGTGTCGTGCTCGCCGGCGACGCCTGCCACGCGGTGTCCCTGCTGGCCGGGCAGGGCGCGTCGCTGGGCATCGCCGGCGCGTACCTGCTGGCCGACCTGCTGGCCCGCGGGGAACCGGTCGGCCGGGCGCTGGCGCGGTACGAGGAGCTGTGGCGGCCGGTGGTGGAGGAGAAGCAGAAGGCCGGCCGGTCCGCCGCGCGCTGGTTCCTGCCCGCGTCGCCGTTCCAGCTCGGGCTGCGCCGTGCCGCGCTGCGGCTGGCGCGCGTGCCGGTGTTCGATCGCTACGTCGCGGCCGTGCTGGCGGGCAAGTCGACGGCGCTGATCCGGAACATGAGGGAGGCGCGGGACGCCCCGCGCGCCCGGAGCTAG
- a CDS encoding TetR/AcrR family transcriptional regulator has protein sequence MTRPAAARGQEVRRRLLAAAIELIPERGWTAVSTRTLAERAGVTPSVVHYHYPSLAVLLNEAVAGFLRGVLAEAEAALDGVRTAGEAIDALLGSVDRYTGDDPASLLSIEACLAATRDPELRARIREVLAAYRRRLGRLLDERGVPDPDATAAVLTAAMDGLLLHRGIGSGGDAGDRAAMASVLRRLVAGGEGR, from the coding sequence GTGACGCGACCGGCGGCGGCACGCGGCCAGGAGGTGCGGCGGCGCCTCCTGGCCGCCGCGATCGAGCTGATCCCCGAGCGGGGGTGGACGGCGGTGAGCACGCGGACCCTCGCCGAGCGCGCGGGCGTGACGCCGAGCGTGGTCCATTACCACTACCCGTCGCTCGCGGTGCTGCTGAACGAGGCCGTCGCCGGCTTCCTGCGCGGGGTGCTGGCCGAGGCGGAGGCCGCGCTGGACGGGGTCCGGACGGCCGGCGAGGCGATCGACGCCCTGCTCGGCTCGGTCGACCGGTACACCGGCGACGATCCCGCGTCGCTGCTGTCGATCGAGGCGTGCCTCGCGGCCACCCGGGACCCGGAGCTGCGCGCCCGGATCCGCGAGGTGCTCGCGGCGTACCGGCGCCGGCTCGGCCGGCTGCTGGACGAGCGCGGGGTGCCCGACCCGGACGCCACGGCCGCCGTGCTGACGGCCGCGATGGACGGTCTGCTCCTGCACCGCGGGATCGGCTCGGGCGGCGACGCGGGCGACCGCGCCGCCATGGCGTCCGTCCTGCGCCGGCTCGTCGCGGGAGGGGAGGGGCGATGA
- a CDS encoding GNAT family N-acetyltransferase → MIELRNVPQDDVDRMIDLAATVFHMRITDREPLRGFVTRLERIGAYDITGPGSGVLAGQLGVLPQRLSVPGGELDCAAITFVGVLPTHRRRGILSSMIDRMHADAAEAGRPVAALWASEGPIYGRYGFGVANRRIGFEVDTSRPFGLRTAPDDRPLRLLDREGAPGVLGPLHAREVARRPGGLARDEWWWLVRTVPPVDPGEPRFTEPKIVVHPDGYAVYRTHERTVRLYDMAAGTPQVEAALWRYLADIDLTDRIVAPERPVDDLVLRMAADPDQVTVTRDAAALWLRLIDVPAALRARSWASADSLVLDVADARIPGNRGRWRLATGGKAACERTEEAPDLALDAADLAAVYLGGTRLRTLARIGAVVEHTPGAADRLDAALAVPLAPYTGDNF, encoded by the coding sequence GTGATCGAACTCAGGAACGTGCCCCAGGACGACGTGGACCGCATGATCGACCTCGCCGCGACGGTGTTCCACATGCGGATCACCGACCGTGAGCCGTTGCGCGGGTTCGTCACGCGGCTGGAGCGCATCGGAGCCTACGACATCACCGGGCCCGGCTCCGGCGTCCTCGCCGGGCAGCTGGGCGTGCTGCCGCAGCGGCTGTCGGTGCCGGGCGGGGAGCTGGACTGCGCGGCGATCACGTTCGTCGGGGTCCTGCCGACGCACCGGCGGCGCGGGATCCTCAGCTCGATGATCGACCGGATGCACGCGGACGCGGCGGAGGCCGGGCGGCCCGTGGCGGCGCTGTGGGCGTCCGAGGGGCCGATCTACGGACGGTACGGGTTCGGCGTCGCGAACCGCAGGATCGGGTTCGAGGTCGACACCTCCAGGCCGTTCGGGCTCCGCACCGCGCCGGACGATCGCCCGCTGCGGCTGCTCGACCGCGAGGGCGCCCCGGGCGTCCTCGGCCCGCTGCACGCGCGGGAGGTGGCGCGGCGGCCGGGCGGGCTGGCGCGCGACGAGTGGTGGTGGCTCGTACGGACCGTGCCGCCCGTGGACCCCGGCGAGCCGCGGTTCACCGAGCCGAAGATCGTCGTGCATCCGGACGGGTACGCCGTCTACCGGACGCACGAGCGGACCGTCCGGCTGTACGACATGGCGGCCGGGACGCCGCAGGTCGAGGCGGCGCTCTGGAGGTACCTCGCCGACATCGACCTGACCGACCGGATCGTCGCGCCGGAGCGGCCGGTGGACGACCTGGTCCTGCGGATGGCCGCCGACCCCGACCAGGTGACGGTCACGCGGGACGCGGCGGCGCTGTGGCTCCGGCTGATCGACGTCCCGGCCGCGCTGCGCGCCCGCTCGTGGGCGTCGGCGGACTCGCTCGTCCTGGACGTCGCGGACGCGCGCATCCCCGGCAACCGGGGCCGGTGGCGGCTCGCCACGGGCGGGAAGGCGGCCTGCGAGCGCACGGAGGAGGCGCCCGACCTGGCGCTGGACGCCGCCGATCTCGCCGCCGTGTACCTGGGCGGCACGCGCTTACGGACGCTCGCGCGGATCGGGGCGGTGGTCGAGCACACGCCCGGCGCGGCCGACCGCCTGGACGCCGCCCTCGCCGTCCCGCTCGCGCCGTACACCGGCGACAACTTCTAG
- a CDS encoding class I SAM-dependent RNA methyltransferase, protein MSETEPGVPDVLELQVGDVANGGFCVARYEGRVVFVRHALPGERVRARVTERAKNYLRADAVDIIEASPDRVEPPCPFAGPGRCGGCDWQHASLPAQRAMKAAVVEEQLRRLAGITRTVVVEEVPYPVEGDTDAGMVPPPGLGWRTRVQFAVSGGTVGLRRHRSHDIEPIDECLIAHPGVELMGIEHKRWPGASGVEGVVSATTGDRLVVLRGRDRRKIRVPRLDVPVRLVRGKPEPGASLPYVRESVSGRLFQVSGSGFWQVHPGAAQLLADAVLDALEPKPGDIALDLYCGVGLFAGVLADRIGTDGLVVGVESDGQAVRDARFNLRDLPNVSIERGSVEEIVAELEFGRADASSRTQNKRGGTGHQGGARVRRADVVVLDPPRTGAGRDVVEHVTRLAGRKIAYVSCDPATLARDLAYFGERGWTLDTLRAFDAFPMTRHVELLATLVRG, encoded by the coding sequence GTGAGTGAAACCGAGCCCGGCGTCCCCGACGTCCTCGAACTGCAGGTCGGCGACGTCGCCAACGGCGGATTCTGCGTCGCCCGGTACGAGGGGCGCGTGGTCTTCGTCCGGCACGCGCTGCCGGGCGAGCGGGTGCGGGCCCGCGTCACCGAGCGCGCCAAGAACTACCTGCGCGCCGACGCCGTCGACATCATCGAGGCGTCCCCGGACCGGGTCGAGCCGCCGTGCCCGTTCGCGGGGCCGGGCCGCTGCGGCGGCTGCGACTGGCAGCACGCCTCCCTCCCCGCGCAGCGCGCCATGAAGGCCGCCGTCGTCGAGGAGCAGCTCCGCCGCCTCGCCGGGATCACCCGGACGGTCGTGGTGGAGGAGGTCCCGTACCCGGTGGAGGGCGACACCGACGCCGGCATGGTCCCGCCGCCCGGCCTGGGCTGGCGCACCCGCGTGCAGTTCGCCGTCTCCGGCGGCACCGTCGGCCTGCGCCGGCACCGCTCCCACGACATCGAGCCGATCGACGAGTGCCTGATCGCGCACCCCGGCGTCGAACTGATGGGCATCGAGCACAAGCGCTGGCCCGGCGCGTCCGGCGTCGAGGGCGTCGTGTCCGCCACCACCGGCGACCGGCTGGTCGTGCTGCGCGGCCGCGACCGCCGCAAGATCCGGGTGCCGCGGCTGGACGTGCCCGTCCGGCTCGTCCGCGGCAAGCCCGAGCCCGGCGCCAGCCTGCCGTACGTCCGCGAGTCCGTCTCCGGCCGGCTGTTCCAGGTCAGCGGCAGCGGCTTCTGGCAGGTCCATCCGGGCGCCGCGCAGCTGCTCGCCGACGCCGTCCTGGACGCGCTGGAGCCCAAGCCCGGGGATATCGCCCTCGACCTGTACTGCGGCGTCGGCCTGTTCGCGGGCGTCCTCGCGGACCGGATCGGGACGGACGGCCTCGTCGTCGGCGTCGAGTCCGACGGGCAGGCCGTCCGGGACGCCCGGTTCAACCTGCGCGACCTGCCGAACGTGTCGATCGAACGCGGTTCCGTCGAGGAGATCGTCGCCGAGCTGGAGTTCGGCCGCGCCGACGCGTCTTCCCGCACGCAGAACAAGCGCGGCGGCACCGGCCACCAGGGCGGTGCCCGCGTGCGCCGGGCCGACGTCGTCGTCCTCGACCCGCCCCGCACCGGCGCGGGCCGCGACGTCGTCGAGCACGTCACCCGCCTCGCCGGCCGCAAGATCGCCTACGTGTCGTGCGACCCCGCGACCCTGGCCCGCGACCTCGCCTACTTCGGCGAGCGCGGCTGGACCCTCGACACCCTGCGCGCCTTCGACGCCTTCCCGATGACCCGGCACGTGGAGCTGCTGGCGACGCTCGTGCGCGGCTGA
- a CDS encoding APC family permease yields the protein MSKAPDLAKRLLLGRALQSRQQHEQLLPKRIALPVFASDALSSVAYAPQEILLALGAGGLVMYGFTPWVAAGVLVILLTVVASYRQNVRAYQSGGGDFEVATTNLGGNWGVVVASALLVDYVMTVAVSVSSGVENLGALLGFIQPHEVAVAIGIVVLLTLGNLRGLREAGVAFAIPTYLFMFAMFGMLLWGVMRLITGAELRAESADYDLVGAGTGVTGFALVFLLLRAFSSGCAALTGVEAISNGVPAFRKPKGDNAARTLLMLGLIGATLFGGVTAFAFITDAKYAEGDQDVRLVDPATGETIEHPDPVVAQVADTVFSNFAPGFVLVTIVTALILFLAANTAFNGFPVLGSVLAQNRYLPRQLHTRGDRLAYSNGIIILATMAGLLIYAYDASVSKLIPLYTVGVFVSFTVSQIGMVKHWNRLLATERDPLRRRHMRTSRAINGFGATLTGIVLIIVLSTKFVLGAYIVCIALPLLYLLMKSIRKHYDRVAEELVPSGEDVALPARNHAIVLVSTIHKPTLRALAYARATRPSTLEAVTVSVDAQESRRLQGEWDALDIPVPLKILDSPYREITRPVLSYVKSVRRKSPRDVVTVFIPEYVVGHWWEQILHNQSALRLKGRLLFVQGVMVTSVPWQLRSSDRLKGRVEPPGPGSSRRPPRPPRSPSQGPPQGPP from the coding sequence GTGTCGAAGGCTCCTGACCTAGCCAAGCGCTTACTGCTGGGCCGCGCCCTGCAGAGCCGGCAGCAGCACGAGCAGCTGCTCCCCAAGCGCATCGCGCTCCCGGTGTTCGCCAGCGACGCGCTGTCGTCGGTGGCGTACGCGCCGCAGGAGATCCTGCTCGCCCTCGGCGCGGGCGGCCTGGTCATGTACGGGTTCACGCCGTGGGTCGCCGCGGGCGTGCTCGTCATCCTGCTGACGGTCGTCGCCTCGTACCGGCAGAACGTCCGGGCCTACCAGAGCGGCGGCGGCGACTTCGAGGTCGCCACCACCAACCTCGGCGGCAACTGGGGCGTGGTCGTCGCGAGCGCCCTGCTGGTCGACTACGTCATGACGGTCGCGGTGTCGGTGTCGTCCGGCGTGGAGAACCTCGGGGCGCTGCTGGGATTCATCCAGCCGCACGAGGTCGCCGTCGCGATCGGCATCGTCGTGCTGCTGACACTGGGGAACCTGCGCGGCCTCCGGGAGGCCGGGGTCGCGTTCGCCATCCCCACGTACCTGTTCATGTTCGCCATGTTCGGGATGCTGCTGTGGGGCGTGATGCGGCTCATCACCGGCGCCGAGCTGCGCGCCGAGAGCGCCGACTACGACCTCGTCGGCGCCGGGACCGGGGTCACCGGGTTCGCCCTCGTCTTCCTCCTGCTGCGCGCGTTCTCCTCCGGCTGCGCCGCCCTCACCGGAGTCGAGGCGATCAGCAACGGCGTCCCCGCGTTCCGCAAGCCGAAGGGCGACAACGCCGCCAGGACCCTGCTCATGCTCGGCCTCATCGGGGCGACGCTGTTCGGCGGGGTGACGGCGTTCGCGTTCATCACCGACGCCAAGTACGCCGAGGGCGACCAGGACGTCCGGCTGGTCGATCCGGCCACCGGCGAGACGATCGAGCACCCCGACCCCGTCGTCGCGCAGGTCGCCGACACCGTGTTCAGCAACTTCGCGCCCGGGTTCGTGCTGGTCACCATCGTGACCGCGCTGATCCTCTTCCTCGCGGCCAACACCGCGTTCAACGGCTTCCCCGTGCTCGGGTCGGTGCTCGCGCAGAACCGGTACCTGCCGCGCCAGCTCCACACGCGCGGCGACCGGCTCGCCTACAGCAACGGCATCATCATCCTGGCGACCATGGCCGGCCTGCTGATCTACGCCTACGACGCGTCGGTCAGCAAGCTCATCCCGCTCTACACCGTCGGCGTGTTCGTGTCGTTCACCGTCAGCCAGATCGGCATGGTCAAGCACTGGAACCGGCTGCTCGCGACCGAGCGGGACCCGCTGCGGCGGCGGCACATGCGGACGTCCCGGGCCATCAACGGGTTCGGCGCCACGCTCACCGGGATCGTCCTGATCATCGTGCTGTCCACCAAGTTCGTGCTCGGCGCCTACATCGTCTGCATCGCGCTGCCGCTGCTGTACCTGCTGATGAAGTCGATCCGCAAGCACTACGACCGGGTCGCCGAGGAACTGGTGCCGTCCGGCGAGGACGTCGCGCTGCCCGCCCGCAACCACGCGATCGTGCTCGTCTCCACGATCCACAAGCCGACGCTGCGGGCGCTCGCGTACGCCCGCGCGACGCGCCCGTCCACGCTGGAGGCCGTCACCGTCTCGGTGGACGCGCAGGAGTCCCGCCGCCTGCAGGGCGAGTGGGACGCGCTGGACATCCCCGTCCCGCTGAAGATCCTCGACTCGCCGTACCGGGAGATCACCCGGCCCGTGCTGTCGTATGTGAAGAGCGTCCGGCGCAAGAGCCCCCGCGACGTGGTCACCGTGTTCATCCCCGAGTACGTCGTGGGCCACTGGTGGGAGCAGATCCTGCACAACCAGAGCGCGCTGCGGCTCAAGGGCAGGCTGCTGTTCGTGCAGGGCGTGATGGTGACGAGCGTGCCCTGGCAGCTGCGCTCGTCCGACCGGCTCAAGGGACGCGTCGAGCCCCCGGGCCCCGGCTCGTCGCGGCGCCCGCCCCGCCCGCCGCGCTCCCCGTCGCAGGGCCCGCCGCAGGGTCCGCCGTAG